In Microbulbifer salipaludis, a genomic segment contains:
- the ftsA gene encoding cell division protein FtsA: MTQTTEPRMIVGLDIGTSKVVAIVGEVTGDGELNIVGIGSHRSTGMKRGVVVNIESTVQSIQRAVEEAELMAGCEIHSVYAGIAGSHIRSLNSHGIVAIKDREVTQQDLDRVIDAARAVAIPADQKILHTLPQEYLIDSQEGVKEPLGMSGVRLEAKVHLVSGAVNAAQNIEKCIRRCGLEVEDVILEQLASSYAVLTDDEKELGVCMVDIGGGTTDIAVFTGGSIRHTGVIPIAGDQVTNDIAMALRTPTPHAEELKIKYACALAKLAREGETIKVPSVGDRPPRDLSRQALAEVVEPRYDELFTLVQAELRRSGFEDLCAAGIVLTGGSSKMEGAVELAEEIFHMPVRLAVPQGISGLTDIVSNPIYSTGVGLLMYAIKVEDNKRGNTTVQRSENQWWDKVKHWFRGNL, from the coding sequence ATGACGCAAACAACTGAACCACGCATGATCGTTGGCCTGGATATCGGTACATCCAAGGTCGTCGCGATTGTCGGTGAGGTCACCGGAGATGGCGAGCTGAATATCGTCGGTATCGGTTCCCACCGCTCCACCGGTATGAAGCGGGGCGTGGTAGTAAATATTGAATCTACGGTGCAGTCCATCCAGCGCGCAGTCGAAGAGGCGGAGCTGATGGCTGGCTGTGAGATTCACTCGGTCTACGCCGGGATTGCGGGTAGCCATATCCGGAGCCTGAACTCCCACGGCATTGTTGCGATCAAGGATCGAGAGGTGACTCAGCAAGACCTGGACCGGGTGATTGACGCTGCGCGCGCAGTGGCCATTCCGGCGGACCAGAAAATTCTGCATACGCTGCCGCAGGAGTATCTGATTGACAGCCAGGAGGGCGTGAAGGAGCCGCTGGGCATGTCCGGTGTGCGCCTGGAAGCCAAGGTGCACCTGGTCAGTGGCGCGGTCAATGCGGCGCAGAACATCGAGAAGTGTATTCGCCGATGTGGCCTGGAAGTGGAAGACGTCATTCTCGAGCAGTTGGCATCGAGTTATGCCGTGCTGACCGATGATGAAAAAGAGCTCGGCGTATGCATGGTGGACATCGGTGGCGGTACCACGGACATCGCCGTCTTTACCGGCGGCTCCATCCGGCACACCGGGGTCATTCCCATTGCGGGTGACCAGGTGACCAACGATATCGCCATGGCCCTGCGTACGCCGACACCGCATGCGGAAGAACTCAAAATCAAGTACGCCTGTGCGCTGGCCAAGCTGGCGCGTGAAGGAGAGACCATCAAGGTTCCCAGCGTGGGTGATCGCCCGCCGCGGGACTTGTCGCGCCAGGCACTGGCGGAAGTGGTGGAACCTCGTTACGACGAATTATTCACCCTGGTTCAGGCCGAGCTGCGCCGCAGTGGATTTGAAGATCTGTGCGCTGCGGGCATCGTACTCACCGGTGGTTCATCAAAGATGGAAGGGGCTGTGGAACTGGCGGAAGAGATCTTCCATATGCCGGTGCGTCTGGCCGTGCCCCAGGGGATTTCGGGCCTGACGGATATCGTCAGTAATCCGATTTATTCCACCGGCGTTGGTCTGCTGATGTATGCGATCAAGGTGGAGGATAACAAGCGGGGTAATACCACGGTTCAGCGCAGCGAAAACCAGTGGTGGGATAAGGTGAAGCACTGGTTCAGGGGCAACCTCTGA
- the ftsZ gene encoding cell division protein FtsZ, whose product MFELVDSVQDKPVIKVIGVGGGGGNAVKHMIASEVGGVDFICANTDAQALKDVEAQTILQLGNTITRGLGAGANPDVGRQSALEDRERIAEVLTGADMVFITAGMGGGTGTGGAPIVAEIAKDLGILTVAVVTRPFMIEGRKRSTVAEEGILELRDKVDSLITIPNDRLLEVLGNKITMKAAYREADNVLLGAVQGIADLMIRPGIMNVDFADVRTVMSEMGMAMMGSGAAVGENRAREAAEKAVRSPLLDNVNLQGARGILVNIITGSEDAGCQELTLGEYSEVGQIVQEIASDDATVVIGTAVDDKLGDEMRVTVVAAGLGEASAQAARPTKVVDNTRRPEPREAARAAAPAETAREPQDVRGSRVESDRSKPRSMPPLNPADQDMEYLDIPAFLRRQAD is encoded by the coding sequence ATGTTCGAACTCGTAGATAGCGTACAGGACAAGCCTGTCATTAAAGTGATCGGAGTGGGCGGCGGTGGCGGTAACGCCGTCAAGCACATGATCGCCAGCGAAGTCGGTGGTGTGGACTTCATCTGTGCGAATACCGATGCGCAGGCTTTGAAAGATGTGGAAGCGCAGACCATTCTGCAGCTGGGTAACACGATCACCCGCGGTCTGGGTGCCGGTGCCAACCCGGATGTGGGCCGGCAGTCTGCGCTGGAAGACCGCGAGCGCATTGCTGAAGTGCTGACCGGTGCGGATATGGTGTTTATCACTGCTGGTATGGGCGGTGGCACAGGCACCGGCGGAGCGCCGATTGTTGCGGAGATCGCCAAGGACCTGGGTATTCTCACGGTTGCCGTGGTGACTCGTCCGTTCATGATCGAAGGGCGCAAGCGCAGCACCGTTGCCGAAGAGGGTATTCTCGAACTGCGCGACAAGGTGGATTCACTGATCACCATCCCCAACGATCGCCTGCTGGAGGTGCTCGGCAACAAGATCACCATGAAGGCGGCCTACCGGGAAGCGGATAACGTATTGCTGGGTGCCGTGCAGGGCATTGCCGATCTCATGATTCGCCCGGGCATCATGAATGTGGATTTCGCGGATGTGCGCACTGTCATGTCTGAAATGGGCATGGCGATGATGGGCTCCGGCGCTGCGGTTGGCGAAAACCGTGCCCGTGAGGCGGCCGAGAAAGCCGTTCGCAGCCCGTTGCTGGATAACGTCAACCTGCAAGGTGCACGCGGTATCCTGGTGAATATCATCACGGGTAGTGAAGACGCAGGCTGCCAGGAGCTGACCTTGGGTGAATACTCCGAAGTGGGCCAGATTGTGCAGGAGATTGCCTCGGACGACGCCACCGTAGTGATTGGCACCGCGGTGGATGACAAACTGGGCGACGAAATGCGCGTTACGGTCGTGGCCGCCGGTCTCGGTGAAGCCAGTGCCCAGGCTGCTCGTCCGACGAAAGTGGTGGATAACACGCGCCGGCCTGAGCCGCGAGAAGCCGCTCGTGCGGCGGCACCGGCTGAGACCGCGCGTGAACCGCAAGATGTGCGCGGCAGCCGTGTTGAAAGCGATCGCTCCAAGCCGCGCTCAATGCCGCCCCTGAACCCGGCGGACCAGGATATGGAATATCTGGATATTCCGGCGTTCTTGCGTCGCCAGGCAGACTGA
- the lpxC gene encoding UDP-3-O-acyl-N-acetylglucosamine deacetylase, with amino-acid sequence MIKQRTLKNAIRATGVGLHTGKKVVLTLKPAPVNSGIVFRRVDLDPVVEIEARAENVGDTLLSTTLVKGDVRIATVEHLLSAMAGLGIDNAIVELSAQEVPIMDGSAGPFVFLIQSAGIQEQSAAKKFLRIKKPVTVEEGDKVASFLPFNGFKVSFTIDFDHPVFQGRNLSSSVDFSSTSFVKEVSRARTFGFMHEIEYLRSKGLVQGGSVDNAIVIDQYRILNEGGLRYEDEFVKHKILDAIGDLYLLGTSVIGEFKAFKSGHALNNKSLRTLMAQEDAWEMVTFEDEQEAPISYVKPILAV; translated from the coding sequence ATGATCAAACAGCGCACTCTCAAAAATGCTATTCGAGCCACGGGTGTTGGCCTGCACACCGGTAAGAAGGTCGTTTTGACCCTGAAACCGGCGCCGGTAAACAGTGGCATCGTGTTCCGTCGGGTCGATCTGGATCCGGTAGTTGAGATTGAAGCGCGTGCAGAAAACGTGGGCGACACTCTGCTCTCCACCACACTGGTGAAGGGAGATGTGCGGATTGCCACGGTTGAGCACCTGCTGTCCGCCATGGCTGGGCTGGGCATCGACAATGCGATTGTCGAACTGTCCGCTCAGGAAGTACCGATCATGGACGGTAGTGCCGGTCCATTCGTATTTTTGATCCAGTCCGCAGGCATTCAGGAGCAATCTGCTGCCAAGAAATTCCTGCGTATCAAGAAGCCGGTTACCGTGGAAGAGGGCGACAAAGTGGCCAGCTTCCTGCCGTTCAACGGCTTCAAGGTGTCCTTCACCATTGATTTCGATCACCCGGTGTTCCAGGGGCGCAACCTCAGCTCCTCGGTGGACTTCTCCAGTACCTCTTTTGTGAAAGAGGTGAGCCGTGCGCGTACTTTTGGGTTCATGCACGAGATTGAATATTTGCGCTCCAAAGGCCTGGTGCAGGGTGGCAGCGTGGATAACGCGATTGTTATCGACCAGTACCGAATCCTGAACGAAGGCGGTCTTCGCTACGAAGATGAGTTCGTCAAGCACAAGATTCTCGACGCCATTGGCGACCTTTATCTCTTGGGTACCAGTGTTATTGGTGAGTTCAAGGCGTTCAAGTCCGGTCACGCACTGAACAACAAGTCCCTGCGCACCCTGATGGCTCAGGAGGACGCCTGGGAAATGGTGACCTTTGAGGATGAGCAGGAAGCGCCAATCTCTTACGTTAAGCCGATTTTGGCGGTGTAA
- a CDS encoding M23 family metallopeptidase, which yields MKIILVNERGGVSRSFNFGGLSKALLGLCLLGLPVGALWLGANLPAKESDVFDTRAVKAWNKALRKQQEDIQEADQQAREQLTALTVKLAEMQARLTRLDALGERLTTIAKLDEGEFQFGSVPALGGPEDPGISGGSELPYQPPEFLEVIGALSDQIEDRQMQLSTLDSLMARRQLQDEQFIAGRPITRGWMSSRYGYRTDPFSGRRSWHKGVDFAGKNGSDVVSVAAGVVTWAEDRYGYGQLVEINHGNGYKTRYGHNSELKVKVGDIVKKGQVIALMGSSGRSTGPHVHFEVYKNNRPVDPATYIRRTGR from the coding sequence ATGAAAATTATTCTCGTTAACGAGCGTGGGGGTGTCTCCCGCAGCTTCAACTTTGGAGGGCTGAGCAAAGCATTGCTCGGCCTCTGCCTGTTGGGGTTGCCCGTGGGTGCCTTGTGGCTAGGTGCGAATCTCCCCGCCAAAGAATCCGACGTGTTCGACACTCGTGCGGTCAAAGCCTGGAATAAAGCACTGCGCAAGCAGCAGGAAGATATCCAGGAGGCCGACCAGCAGGCCCGCGAGCAGCTCACTGCTCTGACCGTCAAGCTTGCGGAGATGCAGGCCCGCCTGACCCGCCTGGATGCGCTCGGTGAGCGCCTGACCACCATTGCCAAGCTCGACGAAGGTGAGTTCCAGTTTGGCAGCGTGCCGGCCCTGGGCGGCCCGGAGGATCCGGGTATCAGTGGTGGCAGCGAGCTGCCCTACCAGCCCCCCGAATTCCTTGAGGTCATCGGTGCTCTGTCGGATCAGATTGAAGACCGGCAGATGCAGCTATCGACACTCGATTCTCTGATGGCCCGGCGCCAGCTACAGGATGAGCAGTTTATCGCCGGGCGTCCGATTACCCGCGGCTGGATGTCGTCCCGCTACGGCTATCGCACCGATCCCTTTAGCGGGCGTCGCTCCTGGCACAAGGGAGTGGATTTCGCTGGCAAGAATGGCTCCGACGTCGTCTCTGTGGCGGCGGGCGTCGTGACCTGGGCGGAAGATCGCTACGGTTACGGCCAGCTGGTGGAAATCAATCACGGCAATGGCTACAAAACTCGCTACGGTCACAACAGCGAGCTCAAGGTCAAGGTCGGCGATATCGTGAAGAAGGGGCAGGTCATTGCCCTGATGGGCTCCAGCGGCCGCTCCACCGGCCCCCACGTCCATTTCGAGGTGTACAAAAACAACCGCCCGGTAGACCCCGCCACCTATATCCGCCGCACCGGCAGATAA
- the secA gene encoding preprotein translocase subunit SecA has translation MIGKLIKTVFGSKNDRELKRMRKVVTKINALEDEYKALDDTALKAKTDEFKQRLADGETLDQILPEAFAAVREASDRTLGMRHFDVQMIGGMTLHEGHIAEMRTGEGKTLVATLPAYLNALEGKGVHIVTVNDYLASRDANWMRPVYEFLGLTVGIVVSQQHPEDKKAAYQADITYGTNNEFGFDYLRDNMVLRKEDRTQRPQNFAIVDEVDSILIDEARTPLIISGAAEDSSQLYMAMNKLVPQLERGEEGGEGHYTVDEKTRQVEMTEDGHQLIEDLLTRGGLLKEDESLYAPGNLGLLHHVNAALRAHVLFNKDVDYIVQNGQVVLIDEHTGRTMPGRRLSEGLHQALEAKENVQIQSESQTLASTTFQNLFRFYPKLAGMTGTADTEAFEFRQIYGLDVVVIPTNKEKQRQDLNDLVYLTKDEKLEAIIEDIKYCRDKKAPILVGTASIETSEEMSRMLQKAKIQHQVLNAKFHEKEAQIIAQAGRPGTVTIATNMAGRGTDIVLGGNWEAEVEELQQRESREATAEEIDKIKAEWKERHATVIEAGGLHIIGTERHESRRIDNQLRGRAGRQGDPGVTRFYLSLEDNLMRIFASDRVKNFMQMLGMERGEAIEHRMVSNAIEKAQRRVEGRNFDIRKQLLEYDDVANDQRQVIYSQRNELLEAENIGDTITAIRDDVVNELISSHVPPQSVEEQWDIPALEQQLASELGLQLPVQQWLDEDRTLHEESLREKIVEAAQQGYQDKLARIAESTGDESLMPTIERQVMLQVLDQLWKEHLSSMDHLRAGIGLRAYANKNPKQEFKRESFHLFQSLLDNLKHEVIRVLAHVEPMTREQMEEMEQRRLEAQRRQQLELQHAKASAIPEVEAAAEPAAQEPARRGPRVGRNDPCPCGSGKKYKQCHGKLTSSTPS, from the coding sequence ATGATTGGCAAACTGATAAAAACGGTCTTTGGCTCAAAAAATGACCGAGAACTCAAGCGTATGCGCAAAGTGGTCACCAAGATCAACGCGCTGGAAGATGAGTACAAGGCGCTGGACGACACCGCGCTGAAAGCCAAAACCGATGAATTCAAGCAGCGCCTGGCCGACGGTGAGACCCTGGACCAGATTCTGCCGGAAGCCTTCGCCGCGGTGCGTGAGGCCAGTGACCGCACCCTCGGCATGCGCCATTTTGACGTGCAGATGATCGGTGGCATGACCCTGCACGAGGGGCACATCGCGGAAATGCGTACCGGTGAGGGTAAAACCCTGGTGGCCACCTTGCCCGCGTACCTGAATGCGCTCGAAGGCAAGGGTGTGCACATTGTTACCGTGAACGACTACCTCGCCAGCCGTGACGCCAACTGGATGCGCCCGGTTTACGAATTCCTGGGCCTGACCGTGGGCATCGTCGTGTCCCAGCAGCACCCGGAAGACAAGAAGGCCGCGTACCAGGCCGACATTACCTACGGCACCAACAACGAATTTGGCTTCGACTATCTGCGCGACAATATGGTACTGCGCAAGGAAGACCGCACCCAGCGCCCACAGAATTTCGCCATCGTGGATGAGGTGGACTCGATCCTGATTGACGAGGCGCGTACCCCGCTGATTATTTCCGGTGCCGCGGAAGATTCTTCGCAGCTCTACATGGCTATGAACAAGCTGGTTCCGCAGCTGGAGCGCGGTGAAGAGGGTGGCGAAGGGCATTACACGGTGGACGAGAAGACCCGCCAGGTGGAAATGACCGAAGACGGCCACCAGTTGATCGAAGACCTGCTAACACGCGGCGGCCTGCTGAAGGAAGATGAGTCCCTGTATGCTCCTGGCAATCTGGGCCTGTTGCACCATGTCAATGCGGCACTGCGTGCCCACGTACTGTTTAATAAAGATGTCGATTACATCGTGCAGAACGGTCAGGTGGTGTTGATCGACGAGCACACGGGCCGCACCATGCCCGGCCGACGCCTTTCGGAAGGCCTGCACCAGGCGCTGGAAGCAAAAGAAAACGTACAGATCCAGAGCGAGAGCCAGACCCTGGCGTCCACCACCTTCCAGAATCTGTTCCGTTTCTATCCCAAGCTGGCCGGTATGACCGGTACCGCGGATACCGAAGCCTTCGAATTCCGCCAGATCTATGGTCTGGACGTGGTGGTCATTCCCACCAACAAAGAGAAGCAGCGGCAAGACCTGAACGACCTGGTGTACCTCACCAAGGACGAGAAGCTCGAAGCCATCATCGAAGACATCAAATACTGCCGGGACAAAAAAGCGCCGATTCTGGTGGGTACGGCTTCCATCGAGACCTCGGAAGAGATGTCTCGCATGCTGCAGAAGGCCAAAATCCAGCACCAGGTGCTGAATGCCAAATTCCACGAGAAAGAAGCCCAGATTATTGCCCAGGCCGGACGCCCGGGCACCGTGACCATCGCCACCAACATGGCGGGCCGCGGTACGGATATCGTGCTGGGCGGTAACTGGGAAGCAGAAGTTGAAGAGCTGCAGCAGCGCGAGAGCCGCGAAGCGACGGCGGAGGAGATCGACAAGATCAAGGCGGAATGGAAAGAGCGCCATGCCACGGTGATTGAGGCCGGTGGCCTGCACATCATCGGCACCGAGCGCCACGAGTCCCGCCGTATCGACAACCAGCTGCGCGGTCGTGCCGGCCGTCAGGGTGACCCGGGCGTGACCCGTTTCTACCTGTCGCTGGAAGACAACCTGATGCGAATCTTTGCCTCCGACCGGGTGAAGAACTTTATGCAGATGCTGGGTATGGAGCGCGGAGAAGCGATTGAGCACCGCATGGTTTCCAATGCCATTGAGAAGGCCCAGCGCCGTGTGGAAGGTCGCAACTTCGATATCCGCAAGCAGTTGCTGGAATACGATGATGTGGCCAATGACCAGCGCCAGGTGATCTATTCCCAGCGTAACGAACTGCTGGAAGCGGAAAATATTGGCGATACCATCACCGCAATCCGCGATGATGTGGTCAACGAGCTGATTTCCAGCCACGTTCCGCCGCAGAGTGTGGAAGAACAGTGGGATATCCCGGCTTTGGAACAGCAGCTGGCGAGCGAGCTCGGTTTGCAGTTGCCCGTACAGCAGTGGCTGGACGAAGACCGTACCCTGCATGAAGAAAGCCTGCGCGAAAAAATCGTCGAGGCTGCGCAGCAGGGCTATCAGGACAAGCTCGCGCGTATAGCGGAAAGCACCGGAGACGAAAGCCTGATGCCGACGATCGAGCGTCAGGTGATGCTGCAGGTCCTCGACCAGCTGTGGAAAGAGCACCTGTCCAGCATGGATCACCTGCGTGCGGGTATTGGTTTGCGCGCCTATGCGAACAAAAACCCCAAGCAGGAGTTCAAGCGGGAATCCTTCCACCTGTTCCAGAGTTTGCTGGATAACCTGAAGCACGAAGTGATTCGGGTGCTGGCGCACGTGGAGCCCATGACCCGCGAGCAGATGGAAGAGATGGAGCAGCGCCGTCTGGAGGCACAGCGCCGCCAGCAGCTGGAGCTCCAGCATGCCAAGGCCTCTGCGATACCTGAGGTGGAAGCGGCTGCTGAACCGGCTGCACAGGAGCCGGCACGCCGCGGCCCACGGGTGGGGCGCAATGATCCCTGCCCCTGTGGTTCCGGTAAGAAGTACAAGCAGTGCCACGGTAAGCTGACCTCTTCGACGCCAAGCTGA
- the argJ gene encoding bifunctional glutamate N-acetyltransferase/amino-acid acetyltransferase ArgJ, translating into MAPPLPPIPGIRLSAVPANIKNWQRDDLLLIEIAEGASVAATFTQNAFCAAPVLVAKKHIREGHIRALLINAGNANAATGTRGLKTAEQSCEGVAEALGIKAEQVLPFSTGVIGEHLPVQKILDALPAAVDNLKADAWEAAARAIMTTDTRPKTASRRVEVAGETITIAGIAKGAGMIQPNMATMLAYVATDARIAQPLLDELVKDAVGASFNRISVDGDTSTNDACVLIASGATGSEIERVSEGYAQLKAAIVDVHIELAQAIVKDGEGATKFVTVQVNNAASSKEALRMAFEIGESPLVKTAMYASDPNWGRLVMAIGNAGAENLDTSKIDVFLDDVQIVEAGGRADSYTEEAGQKVFQQPAFTITVDLQRGDACEHIWTCDFSLEYVTINAEYRT; encoded by the coding sequence ATGGCGCCGCCACTCCCCCCGATTCCCGGTATCCGTCTCTCTGCCGTACCTGCCAACATTAAAAACTGGCAGCGCGACGATCTGCTATTGATCGAAATCGCCGAAGGCGCCAGTGTCGCGGCGACATTCACCCAGAACGCCTTTTGTGCGGCGCCGGTACTGGTTGCCAAAAAGCATATTCGCGAGGGTCATATCCGCGCGCTGCTGATCAATGCGGGCAACGCTAACGCGGCCACCGGCACGCGCGGCTTGAAAACGGCCGAGCAAAGCTGCGAAGGGGTCGCCGAGGCACTGGGTATCAAGGCGGAACAGGTATTGCCATTCAGTACCGGGGTGATCGGCGAGCATCTGCCGGTACAGAAAATTCTCGACGCGCTGCCGGCTGCTGTGGACAACCTCAAGGCAGATGCCTGGGAGGCAGCGGCCAGGGCCATTATGACCACCGATACCCGCCCCAAGACGGCCAGCCGCAGGGTGGAGGTGGCCGGAGAAACCATCACCATCGCCGGTATCGCCAAGGGTGCGGGCATGATCCAGCCAAACATGGCGACCATGCTCGCGTACGTGGCCACCGATGCGCGTATTGCGCAGCCATTGCTGGATGAGTTGGTAAAAGACGCCGTAGGTGCGTCGTTCAACCGCATCAGTGTCGATGGGGATACTTCCACCAATGACGCTTGCGTGCTGATTGCCAGTGGCGCCACCGGCAGCGAAATCGAACGTGTCAGCGAGGGCTATGCGCAGTTGAAAGCGGCCATCGTCGATGTGCATATCGAACTGGCACAGGCGATCGTGAAAGACGGTGAGGGCGCGACCAAATTCGTGACGGTGCAGGTCAACAATGCGGCGAGCTCGAAAGAAGCGTTGCGGATGGCGTTTGAAATCGGCGAGTCGCCGCTGGTGAAAACCGCGATGTACGCCTCCGACCCGAACTGGGGGCGTCTGGTAATGGCAATCGGCAACGCCGGTGCTGAGAATCTGGATACTAGCAAGATCGATGTGTTTCTCGACGATGTGCAGATTGTTGAGGCGGGTGGCCGCGCGGACAGTTACACGGAAGAGGCGGGCCAGAAAGTTTTCCAGCAGCCGGCATTCACCATTACGGTCGATTTACAGCGCGGTGATGCCTGTGAACATATCTGGACCTGCGACTTCTCCCTCGAGTACGTGACCATTAATGCGGAATACCGCACGTGA
- the mutT gene encoding 8-oxo-dGTP diphosphatase MutT, producing MGESVVKHIHVAVGVILGPDGRILLAKRPDHLHMGGRWEFPGGKVEDDESIQQAMTRELKEELDIQVEAMKPLIEVRHDYGDKQVFLDTWFVTRFSGKERGVEGQELAWVSVSELSDFRFPDANQPIVEALLERLG from the coding sequence ATGGGCGAGTCTGTGGTTAAACATATTCATGTGGCGGTTGGGGTTATCCTCGGTCCAGACGGCCGTATTCTTCTCGCCAAACGACCGGATCACCTGCATATGGGGGGGCGATGGGAATTTCCCGGTGGCAAGGTCGAGGACGATGAGTCGATTCAGCAAGCGATGACTCGCGAGTTGAAAGAAGAGCTCGATATCCAGGTCGAAGCCATGAAACCGTTGATTGAGGTTCGGCATGATTATGGGGACAAGCAGGTGTTTCTGGATACCTGGTTCGTTACCCGGTTCAGCGGAAAAGAGCGCGGTGTGGAAGGCCAGGAACTGGCTTGGGTTTCTGTTTCAGAGTTATCTGATTTTCGTTTTCCGGATGCTAATCAGCCTATTGTTGAGGCTTTGCTCGAGCGCCTTGGTTAA
- the nagX gene encoding transmembrane glucosamine N-acetyltransferase NagX, producing MTNKKQRLASVDALRGFDMFWIIGGEALFLPLFALTGWTIFQFGHGQMQHTPWHGFSFYDLIFPLFIFLSGVTLGLANKALRGLPMGQRTPVYRKAVKRLLLLILLGVLYNHGWGTGIPADLSEIRYASVLARIGFAWFFAAMIVWHFGIRTQYVIAASILLGYWLLQAVAGDYTPEGSVNAWVDQHFLPGITYQNRAYDPEGVLSTIPAIANALFGVFAGRWLSKNAGDHRAILQGLFIGAAACLLVGFLWHWIYPVNKELWTSSFVLITCGCCLLLLGIFYLVVDMWRWKTFTYFFSVIGCNAILVYLGTSLVNWQYTSKSVFGGIASALPEAAGILVIACGVILLQWLVLRFLYKRGIFISP from the coding sequence ATGACCAATAAAAAACAACGACTTGCCTCGGTAGATGCCCTGCGGGGCTTCGACATGTTCTGGATCATCGGGGGTGAGGCCCTGTTCCTGCCACTGTTCGCGCTTACCGGGTGGACGATATTCCAATTCGGTCACGGACAGATGCAGCACACCCCATGGCATGGGTTCAGCTTCTACGACCTGATCTTCCCGCTGTTTATTTTTCTCTCCGGCGTCACCCTCGGGCTTGCCAACAAGGCTCTGCGGGGACTGCCCATGGGCCAGCGGACACCGGTGTATCGCAAGGCGGTAAAACGGCTTTTACTGCTGATTCTGCTGGGGGTTCTTTACAACCACGGTTGGGGAACGGGCATTCCGGCGGATCTCAGTGAAATCCGCTACGCCAGTGTTCTGGCCCGCATCGGATTCGCCTGGTTCTTTGCTGCCATGATTGTGTGGCACTTTGGCATTCGCACACAGTATGTGATCGCCGCGAGTATTCTTTTGGGTTACTGGCTTCTGCAGGCGGTTGCCGGCGACTACACACCGGAAGGCTCGGTAAACGCCTGGGTGGATCAACACTTCCTGCCCGGCATCACTTATCAAAACCGCGCCTACGACCCGGAAGGTGTTCTCTCCACCATTCCGGCGATTGCCAATGCGCTGTTCGGTGTCTTCGCAGGCCGCTGGCTTAGCAAGAATGCGGGTGATCACCGGGCCATTCTCCAGGGGCTGTTTATCGGAGCCGCGGCCTGCCTACTCGTCGGATTTTTATGGCACTGGATTTACCCGGTGAACAAGGAGCTGTGGACCAGTTCGTTTGTACTGATTACCTGCGGTTGCTGCTTACTTCTGCTGGGTATTTTCTATCTGGTTGTGGATATGTGGCGTTGGAAAACCTTCACCTACTTCTTCTCGGTGATTGGTTGTAATGCGATTCTGGTTTATCTCGGTACCAGTCTGGTGAACTGGCAGTACACCAGTAAAAGTGTGTTTGGCGGGATTGCTTCAGCCCTGCCCGAAGCGGCGGGAATTTTAGTGATAGCCTGTGGCGTGATTTTGCTGCAGTGGTTGGTACTGCGGTTCTTGTACAAGCGTGGGATTTTTATTAGCCCCTGA